DNA sequence from the Amycolatopsis sp. Hca4 genome:
GCGCCAGCGCGGGCAACCTCGGCCAAGCCCTCGCGTGGTCCGGACGCGGGCGCGGGCTCGACGTCACCGTGGTCGCTTCGCGGCACGCGACGGCGGCCAAGCTGGAGCGCATCCGCGCGCTGGGCGCCCGGCTGGAACTGGTGGACGGCGACCACGAACCGGCCCGCGAACGCGCGGCGGCCATCGCCCGCCACGACGGCATCCGGCTGGTCGAAGACAGCCTGGACCTCGAAACGTGCGAAGGCGCGGCGACCATCGGCCTGGAACTGGTGGACGCCGGGCCGTCGTTCGACGCGGTCCTGATCGCCCTCGGCGGCGGCGCCATGGCCACCGGCGTGGGCCACGTGCTGCGGTCCCGGGCGCCCGGCACCGAGGTGGTCTGCGTCCAGCCGGCGGGCGCACCGGCGATGACGCGCTCCTGGCACGCGCGGCGCGTGGTGACCACCGGCCCGACGGACACGATCGCCGACGGCGTCGCCGGGCGCCGTCCGATCCCGGAGGTCCTGGCCGACCTCCTCCTCGTCGCGGACGACGCCGTGCTGGTCACGGAGACGTCGATCATCGCCGGGATGCGGCTGCTGCTGGAACACGCCGGGCTGGTGGTGGAACCGTCGGCGGCGCTGGGCATCGCGGCGATCCTCGAGGACCGCGACCGGTTCGCCGGCCGGCACGTGGTGACGATCATCTGCGGCGGCAACGTGGACCTGCCCGCCTACCGCGGCTGGGTCGGCTGAGCCGACCCAGAAATTACCAAAGGTAAGTTCTGCCGCCTCCTTGACTTTACCAATGGTCATAGAGGAAGGTACTGGCCACCTGATTCGTCTAGACCAATCGGCGCTCCCCGCGGACGGCATCCCCAGGAGGAGACCCATGTCCATCCGGACCACCACAGCAGCCTTGACGAGCATCGCGACCGCGGCCGCGACGGCCGTCGTCCTCTCCACCGGAGCCGACGCCAGCCCGGCGGCCGCGGCGGCCGGCTGCGGCGTGCTCTTCGACGACTTCCACTACGCCTCGCCCACCGACAGCGCCTTCGGCAGCGCTGGGTGGACCACCCGCAACGACGTCGGCAGTCCCGGCGTCCCCGGCGCCCGTTGGCTGACCGGCAACATCAGCTTCCCGGCCGTGGGCGGCGAACGCGTCGCGCAGCTCACCGCCACCACCGACGGCAGCGCCGCCGGCACCACGCACGCCGAGCTCTACCAGAACCAGCTGCGCTTCTTCGAAGGCACGTACGCCAGCCGCGTCCGCTTCACCGACGCGCCGGACAGCGGCCCCGACGGCGACCACGTCAACGAAACCTACTTCACGATCTCGCCGCTGCGGTACGACCGCGACCCGCTCTACAGCGAGCTCGACTTTTCCGAGTACCTGCCCAACGGCGGCTGGGGCGGCCCGCAGGCGGACTACCAGACCAGCTGGTACACCTACTGGAACAACCCGAGCTGGGACGGCCTGCGCACGTCCACCGCGCAGAACCGCAGCTTCGCCGGCTGGCACGACGTCGTCACCCAGGTCTCCGGCGGGCACGTGAAGTACTACATCGACGGCGTGCTCACCGCCGACCACACCACCGACGCCCAAGGCAACCCGGTGTACCCGCGCACGCCGATGTCGATCAACTACAACATGTGGTTCATCGACACCGCCGGGCACACGAGCGGCAACAGCGTCTACACCGAACAGGTCGACTGGACCTACTACGCGGGCAACCAGGTCGTCTCCCCGGCCGACGCCGTCGCGCAGGCCGGGCAGTACCGCTCGGCCGGAACGTCCCATGTGGACACCGTGACCGGCTGCACGACCCCGACCACCCCGCCGCCGACGACCGCCACCACCAAGCCCACCACGCCGACGACGCCCACCACCCCGACCCAGCCCGCGAACTGTTCCGCGGCACCGGAATGGGACTGGGGCACGGTGTACCTCGAGGGCCGGCGGGTGAAGCACAACGCCCACCTGTGGCAGGCGAACTGGTGGACCCAGGGTTCCGAGCCGGGGCTCACCGCCCAGTGGCGCGACCTCGGCCCCTGCTGACCCGGGAGTTCCCCCATGCGCAGAAGCACGCTCGCCGCCGCACTGGCCGTCGCCGCCGTGACCGCCACCGCCTGCGGCACCGACACGCCCGCTCCCGCCGCGCGCGGCGGCACGCTCACCGTCTGGCTGATGAACGGCGACCTCAGCGACCAGGCCACCGCGGCCGTCAACGCCGCGTTCGAGAAGGCCACCGGCGCGAAGGTCACCGTGCAGATCCAGGAATGGGACAACATCAACACGAAGGTCAGCACCGCGCTGGCCCAGGACACCACGCCGGACGTCATCGAGATCGGCAACACGAACGTCCCGCTGTTCGCCGCCAACGGCGCGCTGACTGACCTGACCCCGCACCGCGCCGAGCTCGCCGCGGGCCAGACCTGGCTGCCCGGACTGGCCGGACCGGCCACTGTGGACGGACAGCTGTACGCTGCGCCGCTGTTCGCGGGCAACCGCGCGGTGATCTACGACAAGCAGGTGTGGGCCGACGCCGGTGTCACCGCTCCGCCGAAGACCTTCGCCGAACTCACCGCGGCCCTGGACAAGGTCAAGGCGAAGCACCCGGCGCCGGACTACTCGGTCTTCCACTTCCCCGGCCGGTACTGGTTCGGCGCGCTGCAGTTCGTCTGGGACGCCGGCGGGCAGCTCGCCACGCAGCAGAACGGGAAGTGGACCGGTGCCCTCGAAAGCCCCGAAGCGCTGAAGGGGTTGCAGGCCTGGAAGGACTTCCAGAACGCCTACTCCTCCCCCGCGTCCCGCAACGTCGACACCAAGGCCCCCGACCAGGCCGCGATCTTCTCCTCCGGCGGAGCGTCGGCCATCCTCGACACGAGCGTCAACACCGTGCTCAAGAACAAGCCGGACCTGAAGGACCGGCTGGGCACGTTCCCGTTCCCGAGCGCCACGCCCGGGAAGACGCAACCGGTGTTCCTCGGCGGCTCGGACCTCGCCGTGGCGGCCAAGAGCCGCAACCAGGACCTGGCGCTGGCCTACCTCAAGGCGGCGACGGACCCGGCCGTGCAGCGCGACGCCATCGCCGGCATCGACGGGTGGACGCCGATCTCCACCGAGCTGATCGACCGGATCACGCCCGCGCTGCCGCCGGTCACCGCGGCCTTCGCCACCGCGGCGAAGACCAGCGTCGCCACCCCGGCCGCCCCCGGCTGGGCAACCATCGAGAGCGACAAGTCCATCAACACCTTCTTCGCCGACATCGCCACCGGACGCCGTCCGATCGCCGACGCGGCCCGGGAGTTCGACGCCCACCTGACCGAGGCCCTGGGCGCCCGCTGACCGGCGGGGTGGCCCGGCCGACCGCCGTCCCCGCCTGGCCACCCCGCCCCTGCTTCCGCGAAGGAGTCCCCGTGCTGCTCGAAAAACCGCGCACCCGGGAAAGAACGCGACGCCGTTCCCTGCTCCCCTACGGCCTGCTCCTGCCCGCGACCGTCCTGCTCGGGCTGGTGCTCGGCTACCCGCTCGTCCGGCTGGTCGTCATCTCGCTGCAGGAGTACGGCCTGCGGTCGCTGTTCACCGGCAAGACGGGCTTCGCCGGCGGGGACAACTACGCCGCGGTCCTCGGCGATCCCCAGCTGCTGCCGGTCCTCGCCCGCAGCGTCGGGTTCTGCGCCGCCCTGGTGACCGGCACGCTCGTCATCGGCTTCGGCGTCGCCCTGCTGCTGCTCCGCCTGGGCCGCCGGATGCGCACGGCGGTGACGCTGTGCCTGATCGCGGCGTGGGCGCTGCCGAACGTGGCCTCCACCCTGGTCTGGCAGTGGCTCTTCCAGCCCGGCTACGGCGTGGTGAACTGGCTGCTGGCCCGCGTGGGCTTCGGGGACTTCGCCCAGCACGACTGGACCACGAGCCCGGCGTCGGCGTTCACCCTCGTCTGGCTGCTGGTCGTGTGGCAGTCGGTGCCGTTCGCCGCGCTCACCCTGTACGCCGGTCTCTCGCAGATCCCGCGGTCCTACTACGAGGCCGCGGCGCTGGACGGCGCCGGGCCGTGGCGGGTGCACCGCACCATCACCCTGCCCTTCCTGCAGCCGATCCTGGGGCTGGTCACCATCCTCTCGGTCATCTGGGACTTCACCGTGTTCAACCAGATCTGGATCCTCACCCAGGGCGGGCCGGCCGGCGGCACGACGACGCTGGGCATCTGGACCTTCACCCGCGCCTTCAGCCGCAACGACTTCGGCCAGGGCGCGGCGATCGCCGTCGTCTCGGTCGCGCTGCTCGCCGCACTGACCGCCGTGTACGTGCGGCGGCTCGTGCGGTCCGGGGAGGACCTGTGATCCGGCGGTTCGGCCGCAACGCCGCCGCCGCGGTGTTCTGCCTGGTGTGGATCTTCCCGGTCTACTGGATGGTGCTCACGGCGTTCAAGCCGACGGGCCGGATCCTCCAGCCGACGCCGGAGTTCCTGCCCTTCGACGTCACCCTGGACAACTTCGCCGGCGCGCTGGCCAAGCCGGGGTTCGTGCAGGACCTCCTCAACAGCGTCGTGGTCGTCGTGGCGGTCGTCGTCCTGTCCATCGTGGTCGCCTTCCTGGCCGCGACGGCGTTGACGCGCTTCCGGTTCTTCGGGCGCCGCAGCTTCCTGGTCGGCGTGCTGGTGCTGCAGATGGTGCCGGTGCCCGCGCTGGTCATCCCGCTGTTCCTGGGCTTGAAGAGCGCGCACCTGCTCGACACGCTCTTCGGGCTGGTCCTGACCTACGTGGCGCTCGTGCTGCCATTCACGATCTGGACGTTGCGGGGCTTCCTGCACGGCATCCCCGTCGAACTGGAGGAGGCGGCGATGGTCGACGGCGCGACCCGCGGGCGCGTCATGCGCTCGGTGCTGCTGCCGCTGGTCCTGCCCGGGCTGATCGCGACCAGCGTGTTCGCCTTCATCACCGCGTGGAACGACTTCCTGTTCGCCTACGTGATCATGAAGGACAGCTCGGGCTACACGCTGCCGGTCTGGCTGGTCTCGTTCAGCACCAGCACGGGCACCGACTACGGCGGCCTGATCGCGGCGTCGACGCTGTTCGCGCTGCCCGTCGTCGTCTTCTTCGCGCTCGTGCAGCGCCACCTGGTCGAGGGCATGACCGCGGGTGCGGTGAAGGGCTGATGCTCATCCCCCGTCCCGCGCGGCTGACCCGCCACGCCGGCTCGTGCGTGCCCACCGGGATCCTGGCGGGCCCCGGCACCCGCGGCCCGGCCCGGCTGCTCGCCGCGTACACCGGTCTCCCGCTCGGCCACACCGGACCGGTCATCCGGCTCGCGCTGCGGCCGGGGTTCGGGCCGGAGGAGTACACCCTGCAGGTCACCCCCGACCGGGCGCTGCTCACCGCGTCCACGGAAGCGGGCCTGCTCGCCGGGGTGCAGACGATCCGCCAGCTGTCCCCGCGGCTGCCGTGCCTGACCATCCGCGACGCGCCCCGGCTGCCCTGGCGCGGCGTGCTGCTCGACGTCGCCCGCCACTTCATGCCGCTGGAGTTCCTCTACGAGTTCGTCGACCTGCTGGCCCTGCACAAGTACAACGTCCTGCACCTGCACCTGACCGACGACCAGGGCTGGCGGATCGAGATCGGCGGCTGGCCCCGGCTCACCGAGGTCGGCGCCTGGCGCGCGGAGTCGATGGTCGGGCCCGCCGGCAGCGGTGTCTTCGACGGCGTGCCGCACGGCGGCTTCTACACCCGGCGGGAGCTGCGCGGGCTGGTCGCCTTCGCCGCCGAGCGCGGGGTCCGGATCGTGCCGGAGATCGACCTGCCGGGACACGTGCGCGCGGCGCTGGCCGCCTACCCGGCGCTGGGCAACCGGCCTTCGGTGCCGCTGCCGGTGTGGACGGAGTGGGGCATCAGCCCGGACATCCTCGGTGTCCACGACGGCGTCTTCGCCTTCTGCCGGGACGTGCTGGCGCAGGTGGCCTCGGTGTTCCCGGCGCCCCACCTGCACATCGGCGGCGACGAGTGCCCGACGACGCAGTGGGAGACCAGCCCGGACGCGCAGGCCACCGCCGCCCGGCTCGGGGTGCGCCCGGCCGAGCTCCACCCCTGGTTCCTCGGCCGGCTGCACGGCATCGTCGCGGACCTGGGCCGCAAGGCGGTGTGCTGGGACGAGACCGGCCACGCCGCGGGACGGCTGCCGGCGGAGCTGGTCGTGACGGCCTGGCGCGACGCGGCCCACGGCGCCATCGCCGTCGCCCGCGGCCATCAGGTCGTCATGGCCCCGCACACGTCGACGTACTTCGACTACCGGCAGAGCGAGGAGCCCGGCGAGCCCCCGCGCGGACCGGTGACGACGCTCGAGGACGTCTACCGCTTCGACCCCCTGGACGGCGGGCTGCCGGTCAGCGACGGGACGAGGCCGGGGGTGCTGGGCACGCAGGCCCAGCTGTGGACCGAGCACGCACCGACCCCGGAGCACGTGCGGCACCTGGCGTTCCCCCGGCTGTGCGCGCTGGCCGAGCGGGCGTGGTCGCCGCCCGGCCGCGGTTATGCT
Encoded proteins:
- a CDS encoding carbohydrate ABC transporter permease; translated protein: MIRRFGRNAAAAVFCLVWIFPVYWMVLTAFKPTGRILQPTPEFLPFDVTLDNFAGALAKPGFVQDLLNSVVVVVAVVVLSIVVAFLAATALTRFRFFGRRSFLVGVLVLQMVPVPALVIPLFLGLKSAHLLDTLFGLVLTYVALVLPFTIWTLRGFLHGIPVELEEAAMVDGATRGRVMRSVLLPLVLPGLIATSVFAFITAWNDFLFAYVIMKDSSGYTLPVWLVSFSTSTGTDYGGLIAASTLFALPVVVFFALVQRHLVEGMTAGAVKG
- a CDS encoding carbohydrate-binding protein codes for the protein MSIRTTTAALTSIATAAATAVVLSTGADASPAAAAAGCGVLFDDFHYASPTDSAFGSAGWTTRNDVGSPGVPGARWLTGNISFPAVGGERVAQLTATTDGSAAGTTHAELYQNQLRFFEGTYASRVRFTDAPDSGPDGDHVNETYFTISPLRYDRDPLYSELDFSEYLPNGGWGGPQADYQTSWYTYWNNPSWDGLRTSTAQNRSFAGWHDVVTQVSGGHVKYYIDGVLTADHTTDAQGNPVYPRTPMSINYNMWFIDTAGHTSGNSVYTEQVDWTYYAGNQVVSPADAVAQAGQYRSAGTSHVDTVTGCTTPTTPPPTTATTKPTTPTTPTTPTQPANCSAAPEWDWGTVYLEGRRVKHNAHLWQANWWTQGSEPGLTAQWRDLGPC
- a CDS encoding carbohydrate ABC transporter permease, which codes for MLLEKPRTRERTRRRSLLPYGLLLPATVLLGLVLGYPLVRLVVISLQEYGLRSLFTGKTGFAGGDNYAAVLGDPQLLPVLARSVGFCAALVTGTLVIGFGVALLLLRLGRRMRTAVTLCLIAAWALPNVASTLVWQWLFQPGYGVVNWLLARVGFGDFAQHDWTTSPASAFTLVWLLVVWQSVPFAALTLYAGLSQIPRSYYEAAALDGAGPWRVHRTITLPFLQPILGLVTILSVIWDFTVFNQIWILTQGGPAGGTTTLGIWTFTRAFSRNDFGQGAAIAVVSVALLAALTAVYVRRLVRSGEDL
- a CDS encoding threonine/serine dehydratase — encoded protein: MPQTRLDLARIQAARRVIDPVFLDTPLYRCEALEPVLGCAVSIKLETANPVRSFKGRGTEVVASGLTGAVVCASAGNLGQALAWSGRGRGLDVTVVASRHATAAKLERIRALGARLELVDGDHEPARERAAAIARHDGIRLVEDSLDLETCEGAATIGLELVDAGPSFDAVLIALGGGAMATGVGHVLRSRAPGTEVVCVQPAGAPAMTRSWHARRVVTTGPTDTIADGVAGRRPIPEVLADLLLVADDAVLVTETSIIAGMRLLLEHAGLVVEPSAALGIAAILEDRDRFAGRHVVTIICGGNVDLPAYRGWVG
- a CDS encoding extracellular solute-binding protein, producing MRRSTLAAALAVAAVTATACGTDTPAPAARGGTLTVWLMNGDLSDQATAAVNAAFEKATGAKVTVQIQEWDNINTKVSTALAQDTTPDVIEIGNTNVPLFAANGALTDLTPHRAELAAGQTWLPGLAGPATVDGQLYAAPLFAGNRAVIYDKQVWADAGVTAPPKTFAELTAALDKVKAKHPAPDYSVFHFPGRYWFGALQFVWDAGGQLATQQNGKWTGALESPEALKGLQAWKDFQNAYSSPASRNVDTKAPDQAAIFSSGGASAILDTSVNTVLKNKPDLKDRLGTFPFPSATPGKTQPVFLGGSDLAVAAKSRNQDLALAYLKAATDPAVQRDAIAGIDGWTPISTELIDRITPALPPVTAAFATAAKTSVATPAAPGWATIESDKSINTFFADIATGRRPIADAAREFDAHLTEALGAR
- a CDS encoding beta-N-acetylhexosaminidase translates to MLIPRPARLTRHAGSCVPTGILAGPGTRGPARLLAAYTGLPLGHTGPVIRLALRPGFGPEEYTLQVTPDRALLTASTEAGLLAGVQTIRQLSPRLPCLTIRDAPRLPWRGVLLDVARHFMPLEFLYEFVDLLALHKYNVLHLHLTDDQGWRIEIGGWPRLTEVGAWRAESMVGPAGSGVFDGVPHGGFYTRRELRGLVAFAAERGVRIVPEIDLPGHVRAALAAYPALGNRPSVPLPVWTEWGISPDILGVHDGVFAFCRDVLAQVASVFPAPHLHIGGDECPTTQWETSPDAQATAARLGVRPAELHPWFLGRLHGIVADLGRKAVCWDETGHAAGRLPAELVVTAWRDAAHGAIAVARGHQVVMAPHTSTYFDYRQSEEPGEPPRGPVTTLEDVYRFDPLDGGLPVSDGTRPGVLGTQAQLWTEHAPTPEHVRHLAFPRLCALAERAWSPPGRGYADFHRRLTGHLGRLRALGALPKERVRFAGALGVPGKTVP